A part of Myxococcus fulvus genomic DNA contains:
- a CDS encoding DUF4166 domain-containing protein, with protein MSAGARTFEARVALFQEASWDDTFHEEELNEARDALPHASTEALHGFVLRQRACRLSLGLLADFYRVNPCRMAQVHLLAASAVTLGRFWGVSEPFARLGAAVMPVDETGLPRTPEWSAYASACAEGLPMEVRDERWIEAHMVDVARGRELGHEAAFLEEARAHEREPLWRLLVQHVEMTMGARFFDQHALAGAVPGESAIAHGLALSVVRLTSAGWVLLRHYAWATLRALCLPRWHRAPGLVGERRAAWLLLASFLTAWTAAGVYRRGVKALHRGQRTRPSDAWSLLASAMGPEVSRVDERVIRFYANPGAWNVRASVTFSSRTARMLAWVATRLSGQGLFEHGARTFPGRFRTFRRADGSMHFVRELYCDGALRCFDSDFVLRGNQLHEVFVEHGLDLALDVSVLDDGGIRLRGGTLRWHGLVLPPVGHGVEFRIIPSRDDPTRVDIIGTFRWSTSSRAPLGCIHYEAQWSAPS; from the coding sequence GTGAGCGCGGGGGCCAGGACGTTCGAGGCGCGGGTGGCCCTGTTCCAGGAGGCCTCGTGGGACGACACATTCCACGAGGAGGAGCTCAACGAGGCGCGTGACGCCCTCCCCCACGCCTCGACGGAGGCACTGCATGGCTTCGTCCTGCGTCAGCGGGCCTGTCGACTGTCGCTCGGGTTGCTCGCGGACTTCTACCGTGTGAATCCATGCCGCATGGCCCAGGTGCACCTGCTCGCGGCCAGCGCCGTGACGCTAGGCCGCTTCTGGGGCGTGTCCGAGCCCTTCGCCCGTCTGGGCGCCGCGGTCATGCCAGTGGATGAGACCGGGCTGCCTCGCACGCCGGAGTGGAGCGCCTATGCGAGCGCATGCGCCGAGGGCCTGCCGATGGAGGTGCGTGACGAGCGATGGATTGAAGCCCACATGGTCGATGTCGCGCGCGGACGCGAGCTCGGCCATGAAGCGGCGTTCCTCGAGGAGGCTCGAGCCCATGAGCGCGAGCCGCTGTGGCGCCTGCTCGTCCAGCACGTGGAGATGACTATGGGCGCGCGCTTCTTCGACCAGCACGCGCTGGCGGGCGCGGTGCCCGGGGAGAGCGCCATCGCGCACGGGCTCGCGCTCTCGGTGGTGAGACTGACGAGCGCGGGCTGGGTGCTCCTGCGTCACTACGCCTGGGCCACGCTGCGCGCGCTGTGCCTGCCGCGCTGGCATCGAGCCCCGGGGCTTGTCGGCGAGCGACGCGCGGCGTGGCTGCTGCTCGCGAGCTTCCTCACCGCGTGGACGGCGGCGGGGGTGTATCGGCGGGGCGTGAAGGCGCTGCATCGAGGACAGCGCACGAGACCCTCGGATGCCTGGTCCCTGCTCGCGAGCGCGATGGGCCCAGAGGTGTCCCGCGTGGACGAGCGGGTCATCCGCTTCTACGCCAACCCCGGTGCCTGGAACGTGCGCGCCTCGGTGACGTTCTCCTCGCGCACCGCGCGGATGTTGGCCTGGGTGGCGACGCGACTGTCGGGCCAGGGCCTCTTCGAGCACGGAGCACGCACGTTCCCCGGACGCTTCCGGACCTTCCGCCGCGCCGATGGCTCGATGCACTTCGTCCGCGAGCTGTACTGCGACGGAGCGCTGCGCTGCTTCGACTCGGACTTCGTCCTGCGAGGCAACCAGCTCCACGAGGTCTTCGTCGAACACGGGCTCGACCTGGCGCTGGACGTGTCGGTGCTCGACGACGGCGGCATCCGACTGCGAGGCGGCACGCTGAGATGGCACGGGCTGGTGCTGCCTCCCGTGGGACACGGCGTCGAGTTCCGCATCATCCCCTCACGCGATGACCCCACCCGCGTGGACATCATCGGCACCTTCCGTTGGAGCACGTCGTCCCGCGCGCCCCTGGGCTGCATCCACTACGAGGCTCAGTGGTCCGCGCCCTCGTGA
- a CDS encoding tenascin-X has product MARATSTGGAGWAVIVMAVVLGTGPVACREDPPLVGAQGRLRLSVDRLDFPFAYPGGTREAEVRVLNAGRAPLDVTWTAVEAPFSLVEGLPSRVGVEEVPVRVRFSPRAIGTFESRLVGTASDGGRVELVLAGEARPTPECVAVVCATSTFDPVTERCVETVSPDGTACNPGSACLTMATCQQGRCRGQERPCDDGNACTTDACHALDGCRSVPAPPCPGGAPCQVGTCDPKLGCGLADAPDGTFCGTERGCDAADVCIEGACARRDLPDGFVCASASPCQAEGRCRGSVCERPAAVTLAPDWSLDAAAYPRNLHDLLVGPEGDVTLSGFYESALLDAAAPTPMLSRDAARRCMLWNDRLLCMDLPEDGTVSLMERYTGVPRWTFTLGDARPDIRQRTETLFLARLAVMAPDRLAALFEAYPAGERRETLCRMYFLVVLDAFGQMVSAQELTDPLLSECNHPHPFGVVSDAAGDLYVSFSQTLNVGAPLHAGAPSLLMAFSSDGVPRWRKSQGQRAGELAVVDGLLFAERGAQALRTADGSVAGTIPQVFGRVVATRERLVPSAPGTTVNVGDEGNAPAATQLQGFALPSLSPVWTYSLRSGQSLTTKELRLATWPETPGLPPRTLVLTTATDADDARLLVGVRVSDGSEAFQCRLDYEARTMPQLLELAPGALLMMDGAQTCGECDPPFASSQARFQRFPMPGLLPAKEPWPGTFGGPGHDHHEGADH; this is encoded by the coding sequence ATGGCGCGCGCGACGAGCACAGGCGGGGCGGGGTGGGCCGTCATCGTGATGGCGGTGGTGTTGGGCACGGGGCCCGTCGCCTGCCGCGAGGACCCGCCGCTGGTGGGCGCGCAGGGTCGGCTGCGGTTGTCGGTCGACCGGCTCGACTTCCCCTTCGCCTATCCGGGAGGCACGCGTGAGGCGGAGGTGCGCGTGCTCAACGCGGGGCGCGCGCCGCTGGACGTGACGTGGACCGCGGTGGAGGCGCCGTTCTCGCTGGTGGAGGGGCTGCCCTCGCGCGTGGGGGTGGAGGAGGTGCCCGTGCGGGTGCGCTTCAGTCCTCGCGCCATCGGCACGTTCGAGTCGCGGCTGGTGGGCACCGCGTCGGATGGAGGGCGCGTGGAGCTGGTGCTCGCGGGCGAGGCGCGGCCGACGCCGGAGTGTGTCGCGGTGGTGTGCGCGACCTCGACGTTCGACCCCGTCACCGAGCGCTGCGTGGAGACGGTGTCGCCGGACGGCACCGCGTGCAATCCGGGCAGCGCGTGTCTCACCATGGCCACCTGTCAGCAGGGGCGGTGTCGGGGACAGGAGCGGCCATGTGACGACGGCAACGCGTGCACCACGGATGCATGCCATGCGCTGGATGGGTGCCGCTCGGTGCCGGCGCCGCCGTGTCCCGGAGGTGCGCCGTGCCAGGTGGGCACGTGCGACCCGAAACTCGGGTGCGGCCTGGCGGATGCGCCGGATGGCACCTTCTGCGGGACGGAGCGCGGCTGCGACGCGGCGGACGTGTGCATCGAGGGCGCGTGCGCGCGGAGGGACTTGCCGGACGGCTTCGTCTGCGCGTCGGCCAGTCCGTGTCAGGCGGAGGGCCGTTGTCGCGGGTCCGTGTGCGAGCGCCCCGCGGCGGTGACGCTGGCGCCGGACTGGAGCCTCGACGCGGCGGCGTACCCTCGGAACCTGCATGACCTGCTGGTGGGGCCCGAGGGGGATGTGACGCTGTCGGGCTTCTACGAGTCGGCGCTGCTGGACGCGGCGGCGCCGACGCCCATGCTGAGCCGCGACGCGGCCCGGCGGTGCATGCTGTGGAATGACCGGCTGTTGTGCATGGATTTGCCCGAGGACGGCACGGTGTCGCTGATGGAGCGGTACACGGGGGTGCCTCGGTGGACCTTCACGCTGGGGGACGCGCGGCCGGACATCCGTCAGCGCACGGAGACGCTCTTCCTGGCGCGGCTGGCGGTGATGGCGCCGGACCGGCTGGCGGCGCTCTTCGAGGCGTATCCCGCGGGGGAGCGGCGCGAGACGTTGTGTCGCATGTACTTCCTGGTGGTGTTGGATGCGTTCGGGCAGATGGTGTCCGCGCAGGAGCTCACGGACCCGCTGTTGTCCGAGTGCAACCACCCGCACCCGTTCGGCGTCGTGTCGGACGCGGCGGGGGATTTGTATGTGTCCTTCTCGCAGACGCTGAACGTGGGGGCGCCGCTGCATGCGGGCGCGCCCTCGCTGCTGATGGCGTTCTCGTCGGACGGGGTGCCGCGCTGGCGCAAGTCCCAGGGGCAGCGCGCCGGAGAGCTGGCAGTGGTGGATGGATTGCTCTTCGCGGAGCGGGGCGCGCAGGCGCTGCGCACGGCGGATGGCTCGGTGGCGGGGACGATTCCGCAGGTCTTCGGGCGCGTGGTGGCCACGCGTGAGCGACTGGTGCCGAGCGCGCCGGGCACGACGGTGAACGTCGGCGACGAGGGCAACGCGCCCGCGGCCACGCAGCTGCAGGGCTTCGCGCTGCCGTCACTGAGTCCCGTGTGGACGTACTCGCTGCGCTCGGGGCAATCGCTCACCACGAAGGAGCTGCGGCTGGCGACGTGGCCGGAGACGCCGGGGCTGCCACCGAGGACGTTGGTGCTCACCACGGCGACGGATGCGGACGACGCGCGGCTGCTCGTGGGGGTGCGGGTCTCCGATGGTAGCGAGGCGTTCCAGTGCCGGTTGGACTACGAGGCGCGCACGATGCCCCAGTTGCTGGAGCTGGCGCCGGGCGCGCTGCTGATGATGGATGGGGCGCAGACCTGCGGCGAGTGCGACCCGCCGTTCGCTTCCAGCCAGGCGCGCTTCCAGCGCTTCCCGATGCCGGGGTTGCTGCCCGCGAAGGAACCGTGGCCCGGGACCTTCGGTGGTCCAGGACACGACCATCACGAGGGCGCGGACCACTGA
- a CDS encoding tetratricopeptide repeat protein produces the protein MTDPIPPPSSQGTSGRRAAVWSGVGLAVALAAGGALYVRSARAPGPAQDGHGLHDEHGPHDGHAHPELPAPKGPRAVKYTASPEVLRHTDRAARFAASGDAKKARESLGEALMLAPKFAPALLVHVCLALQEGHDSEAAEVLERLKAEAPGSPEVALLEALRERRRAPDAGTWQQAFRDAWVQLGRPDFRQSELLPGATPLPPDPALVDWEKAAWARATSDDTRLRLALATRKLEPEQALFLLNQVPRLEDPDLYVAVRDALRGEALPESEYERARTVFREKLEALVRAHPRSMQLQLLLLLGDTESGSELTAAEIDALEKVAALPAWRETSFHDGYVRSRELLREVGVPDASAAAMAVSKRVLGERGTWILRTRNVGTRGSLSPEGLKRLGRITRDIGASLVRQPTLVERMAGLQLVRGGTQDMGDEAGRALALNQIEALEQTLKTFNQTALERWPVAALTEELLMEITRDEVTWLEGFVAKAPAGTAKARP, from the coding sequence ATGACGGACCCGATTCCTCCTCCTTCCTCGCAGGGCACCTCGGGACGCAGAGCCGCGGTGTGGAGTGGCGTGGGGCTGGCGGTGGCGCTGGCTGCGGGAGGCGCCCTCTATGTCCGGAGCGCCCGCGCGCCGGGCCCCGCGCAGGACGGACACGGGCTGCATGACGAGCACGGGCCGCATGACGGGCACGCGCACCCGGAGCTCCCCGCGCCGAAGGGCCCGCGCGCCGTGAAGTACACCGCGTCGCCGGAGGTCCTCCGCCACACGGACCGGGCCGCGCGCTTCGCCGCCAGCGGGGACGCGAAGAAGGCTCGCGAGTCGCTCGGCGAGGCGCTGATGCTCGCCCCGAAATTCGCGCCCGCGCTGCTGGTGCACGTGTGTCTGGCGCTGCAGGAGGGCCATGATTCGGAGGCCGCCGAGGTGCTGGAGCGCCTGAAGGCCGAGGCCCCTGGGAGCCCGGAGGTGGCGCTGCTGGAGGCGCTGCGTGAGCGACGACGCGCGCCCGACGCCGGCACCTGGCAGCAGGCCTTCCGCGACGCGTGGGTGCAGCTGGGCCGCCCCGACTTCCGGCAGAGCGAGCTGTTGCCGGGGGCCACGCCCCTGCCGCCGGACCCCGCCCTGGTGGACTGGGAGAAGGCCGCGTGGGCGCGCGCCACGTCCGACGACACCCGGCTGAGGCTGGCCCTGGCCACGCGCAAGCTGGAGCCGGAGCAGGCCCTGTTCCTCTTGAACCAGGTGCCCCGGCTGGAGGACCCGGACCTCTACGTGGCGGTGCGGGACGCGCTGCGCGGCGAGGCGCTGCCGGAGTCCGAGTACGAGCGGGCGCGGACCGTCTTCCGCGAGAAGCTGGAGGCGCTGGTCCGGGCGCACCCGCGCTCGATGCAGCTCCAGTTGTTGCTGCTGCTGGGTGACACGGAGTCCGGCAGCGAGCTGACGGCGGCGGAGATCGACGCGCTGGAGAAGGTGGCCGCACTGCCGGCCTGGCGGGAGACGTCCTTTCACGACGGGTACGTGCGCTCGCGCGAGCTCTTGCGCGAGGTGGGGGTGCCGGACGCCAGCGCGGCGGCGATGGCGGTGTCCAAGCGCGTGCTGGGCGAGCGGGGCACGTGGATTCTGCGCACGCGCAACGTGGGCACGCGGGGCTCGCTGTCACCCGAGGGGCTCAAGCGCCTGGGTCGCATCACCCGGGACATCGGCGCGAGCCTGGTGCGGCAGCCGACGTTGGTGGAGCGGATGGCGGGCCTCCAGTTGGTGCGCGGGGGAACGCAGGACATGGGGGACGAGGCGGGCCGGGCGCTGGCGCTGAATCAAATCGAGGCGCTGGAGCAGACCCTGAAGACGTTCAACCAGACGGCGCTGGAGCGCTGGCCGGTGGCGGCGTTGACGGAGGAACTGCTGATGGAAATCACCCGCGACGAGGTGACCTGGCTGGAGGGCTTCGTGGCGAAGGCGCCCGCGGGCACGGCGAAGGCGAGGCCGTAG
- the gshB gene encoding glutathione synthase → MAPLTLGFLMDPLETVRVDHDSTFALMLEAQKRGHRVVYFEQGWLRFNGRVAEARMRHVTVRRELGRHFDVLDEAPRELSTVDVLFLRKDPPVDAEFLHATQLVELCGDRPPVYINDPAGIRDANEKLFSLRYPDLMPETRITRELPVLLDFIARNAQGTILKPVDGFGGKGILFLAPGDRNARSAAELLTSGGREAVVAQAYIPESRQGDKRIILVDGEPVGGVLRVPSGDDHRGNMAAGGTPHKAVLSARDLEICERLKPELRKRGLLLVGIDVLGDYLTEVNVTSPTGLVEANHLDDVCIEARVLDVAERLAARRPKV, encoded by the coding sequence ATGGCCCCGCTCACCCTTGGCTTCCTGATGGACCCCCTCGAGACGGTGAGGGTGGACCACGACTCCACCTTCGCGCTGATGTTGGAGGCGCAGAAGCGGGGCCACCGGGTGGTCTACTTCGAGCAAGGGTGGCTGCGCTTCAACGGTCGGGTGGCGGAGGCGCGCATGCGCCACGTCACGGTGCGCCGGGAGCTGGGGCGGCACTTCGACGTGCTGGACGAGGCACCGCGCGAGCTGTCGACGGTGGACGTGTTGTTCCTGCGCAAGGACCCGCCGGTGGACGCGGAGTTCCTGCACGCCACGCAGCTGGTGGAGCTGTGTGGGGACCGCCCGCCCGTCTACATCAACGACCCGGCGGGCATCCGCGACGCGAACGAGAAGCTCTTCAGTCTGCGCTACCCGGACCTGATGCCGGAGACGCGAATCACCCGGGAGCTGCCGGTGCTCCTGGACTTCATCGCGAGGAACGCGCAGGGCACCATCCTCAAGCCGGTGGATGGCTTCGGCGGCAAGGGCATCCTCTTCCTCGCGCCGGGGGACCGCAACGCGCGCTCCGCCGCGGAGCTGCTCACCAGCGGAGGCCGCGAGGCCGTCGTCGCGCAGGCGTACATCCCGGAGAGCCGACAGGGCGACAAGCGCATCATCCTGGTGGACGGTGAGCCGGTGGGCGGCGTGCTGCGCGTGCCGTCCGGGGATGACCACCGCGGGAACATGGCCGCAGGCGGTACGCCCCACAAGGCGGTGCTGTCGGCGAGGGATTTGGAGATCTGCGAGCGGCTCAAGCCGGAGCTGCGCAAGCGCGGGCTGCTGCTCGTGGGCATCGACGTGCTCGGCGACTACCTCACCGAGGTGAACGTGACGAGCCCCACGGGCCTGGTGGAGGCGAACCACCTGGACGACGTGTGCATCGAGGCCCGCGTCCTCGACGTGGCCGAGCGACTGGCGGCACGGCGTCCGAAGGTCTGA
- a CDS encoding serine/threonine-protein kinase, with translation MRLRWRGAVEEGGPIDFYRGERIGKYEVVTQLSVGGMAELFLGFTSGPGGFRKYVVVKRILPDARDNEQFERMFLDEARITAAFNHPNIAQVFDLGQEEDGLFLAMEFIAGQNLNQITSACLRHHRPVPLGFTLSVARDVCMALHYAHTFTAPSGDPSPVIHRDVAQKNIMVTYDGMVKLLDFGIAKAKNSLERTHAGTVKGTTGYMSPEQVRGEKLDGRSDLFSVGVMLHEMLTGARLFAGKTERDEMMKILEAPVPWPSHVAPHVSEQISKVVMQALERSREKRFANGRDMARALEAAAGTLMQDAEHRASLMREMFAERMAATRALLESVDGTASSLMVDSAKRALRKDDGPYLPVREEMATPRSGNTPMKGSKKPSRKVSTVKTDALPPLESDELTPAQKLRSNVLWGLLLLGILVGGIYGAVAVSRMMDDSATMVPVREEEPPDARLRPIEPGPMMGNLGPAGTDEPEPAPKNVPSQKEPAEGSPKPERPKPARATGKLTFHITGQSAPVYLGGKKLGVTPLLGVAVPAGKHTLKIVDPQGKSRSLPVVIDAGETTVRNFDSWQDLP, from the coding sequence TTGCGGCTCCGGTGGCGGGGCGCTGTCGAGGAGGGTGGACCCATCGATTTCTATCGGGGCGAGCGCATCGGGAAGTACGAGGTCGTCACGCAACTGTCCGTGGGTGGCATGGCCGAGCTGTTCCTCGGCTTCACCTCGGGTCCGGGTGGCTTCCGCAAGTACGTGGTGGTGAAGCGCATCCTTCCGGACGCTCGGGACAACGAGCAGTTCGAGCGGATGTTCCTGGACGAGGCGCGCATCACCGCGGCCTTCAACCACCCGAACATCGCGCAGGTGTTCGACCTGGGGCAGGAGGAGGACGGCCTCTTCCTGGCGATGGAGTTCATCGCCGGGCAGAACCTGAACCAGATTACGAGCGCGTGCCTGCGTCACCATCGCCCGGTGCCGCTGGGCTTCACGCTGTCGGTGGCGCGCGACGTCTGCATGGCGCTGCACTACGCGCACACCTTCACCGCGCCCTCGGGAGACCCCAGCCCCGTCATCCACCGCGACGTCGCCCAGAAGAACATCATGGTGACGTACGACGGCATGGTGAAGCTGCTCGACTTCGGCATCGCCAAGGCGAAGAACAGCCTGGAGCGCACGCACGCGGGCACGGTGAAGGGCACCACCGGCTACATGTCCCCGGAGCAGGTGCGCGGCGAGAAGCTGGATGGCCGCAGTGACTTGTTCTCCGTGGGGGTGATGCTGCACGAGATGCTCACCGGCGCGCGCCTGTTCGCGGGCAAGACGGAGCGCGACGAGATGATGAAGATCCTCGAGGCGCCCGTCCCCTGGCCCTCGCACGTCGCGCCGCACGTGTCGGAGCAGATCTCCAAGGTGGTGATGCAGGCGCTGGAGCGCAGCCGCGAGAAGCGCTTCGCCAACGGGCGGGACATGGCGCGGGCGCTGGAGGCGGCGGCGGGGACGCTGATGCAGGACGCGGAGCACCGCGCCTCGCTGATGCGGGAGATGTTCGCCGAGCGCATGGCGGCCACGCGCGCGCTGCTGGAGAGCGTGGACGGCACGGCCAGCTCGCTCATGGTGGACTCCGCGAAGCGCGCCCTGCGCAAGGATGATGGGCCGTACCTGCCGGTGCGCGAGGAGATGGCCACGCCCCGGTCGGGCAATACGCCGATGAAGGGCAGCAAGAAGCCCTCGCGCAAGGTGTCGACGGTGAAGACCGACGCGCTGCCGCCGCTGGAGAGCGACGAGCTCACGCCCGCGCAGAAGCTCCGCTCCAACGTGCTGTGGGGACTGCTGCTGCTGGGCATCCTCGTCGGAGGCATCTACGGCGCCGTGGCGGTGAGCCGCATGATGGATGACTCGGCGACGATGGTGCCTGTCCGGGAGGAGGAGCCGCCGGACGCCAGGCTGCGGCCCATCGAGCCCGGGCCGATGATGGGGAACCTGGGGCCCGCGGGGACCGATGAGCCCGAGCCCGCGCCGAAGAACGTCCCCTCGCAGAAGGAGCCGGCGGAGGGGAGCCCGAAGCCGGAGCGCCCGAAGCCCGCGAGAGCCACGGGCAAGCTGACCTTCCACATCACGGGGCAGTCGGCGCCCGTCTATCTGGGGGGCAAGAAGCTCGGCGTGACGCCGCTCTTGGGGGTCGCGGTGCCGGCGGGCAAGCACACGTTGAAGATCGTCGACCCCCAGGGGAAATCGCGCTCACTGCCGGTGGTCATCGACGCCGGGGAGACGACGGTGCGCAACTTCGACAGCTGGCAGGACCTGCCCTGA
- a CDS encoding head GIN domain-containing protein, whose translation MKTARKSLLVPLMMFAGSAWAADAQTRDVPDFHSIELSHGIKAELKVGPKSVRVEGPADLVSRLELKVEDGELATKMERKGILNSFNGSKIRLFITVPRLEEVTVSGGGSVEGEVATSEDFSIEASGGASIDLRGIDTRKLDLEVSGGGTVQLEGRAKQLDIEASGGAVVKAMKLAGLRDLDVEASGGAQVEADPSESLEVEATGGTTVKCVSRPNRAQVQASGGSRVLYAKD comes from the coding sequence ATGAAGACCGCCCGGAAGTCCCTGCTCGTCCCCTTGATGATGTTCGCCGGATCCGCCTGGGCGGCAGACGCGCAGACGCGGGACGTCCCCGACTTCCACAGCATCGAGCTGAGCCACGGCATCAAGGCCGAGCTCAAGGTGGGCCCCAAGTCCGTGCGCGTCGAGGGCCCCGCGGACCTGGTGTCCCGCCTGGAGCTGAAGGTGGAGGACGGGGAGCTCGCCACGAAGATGGAGCGCAAGGGCATCCTCAACTCGTTCAACGGCAGCAAGATTCGCCTCTTCATCACCGTGCCCCGGCTGGAGGAGGTCACCGTCAGCGGCGGCGGCTCGGTGGAGGGCGAGGTGGCCACCTCGGAGGACTTCTCCATCGAGGCCAGCGGCGGCGCCTCCATCGACCTGCGGGGCATCGACACGCGGAAGCTGGACCTGGAGGTCAGCGGCGGGGGCACCGTCCAGTTGGAGGGGCGCGCGAAGCAGTTGGACATCGAGGCCAGCGGCGGGGCCGTGGTCAAGGCGATGAAGCTCGCGGGCCTGAGGGATTTGGACGTGGAGGCCAGCGGCGGCGCGCAGGTGGAGGCGGACCCCTCGGAGAGCCTTGAGGTGGAGGCCACCGGCGGCACCACCGTGAAGTGCGTCTCTCGCCCCAACCGCGCCCAGGTGCAGGCCAGCGGCGGCAGCCGCGTCCTCTACGCGAAGGACTGA
- a CDS encoding serine/threonine-protein kinase yields MSGTTLPLAPDASRGRSLGKYEVLSRLSTGGMAEIFLASQRGLAGFRKLVVLKQILPDIRGEEEFIRMFLDEAKVTAAFNHPHIAQVFDLDIAEGELFLAMEFVPGATLVEVARACRQANHPIPMGFSLMAVRDTAVALHYAHTFTDPLGHPSPVIHRDVAEKNIMVTYEGVTKLLDFGIAKSLARASRTAVGMVKGTSGYMSPEQIMGDPLDARSDLFSLGVVLHELLTGMRLFYAKQAEAMMNAVLKCEVTPPSRANKQIPPELDAIVLRALSKRREDRYATTLEFARALERAVGPLIWHPEQSSEVMRRLFADRREQTRQLLIAGPAGDVTGETNVAQMLAMGGSAPTAPDVPEPPTVNTTSGPPDSLPLPRRASGTMPTVKSSGPQSGAQPTPRRATTTALPTTPPPPPPPDPEPPRKAVLRAPPQKKLAGRGAGQEPSRPPPPPPPSETLPSRPPDDETHTARTQPGRPALTSPSPARTPPPPPPAALTSSGSTRSPAQSPGPARTPPPPPSRPSGGDDTTLRNDSKPRSGRTTEAPRAQVPAPPPPGRNEETAMVRVASLSSSDSGPSRRAPAPRRRTQAQLPASFQAPDPNLEVTTKPARSFQENRRTPPPAEAEDNDSHVHTLNGVSTSRSRVGIKVLAVVLVLLAVGTVVVGLGLDGGVVSNRVRPLLGLAPRVTPLPPEQVKKPAPAPRVESAPTPGALAGRPVEPPPAPVEPPAAAPEAPAETEVADTATPVDEEEKSSPRAKSPRAPNKRAQPRDSAPLATGEPGFLTLSTEPQAQVFLGGQPLGETPLSKVNLPSGKHTLKLVGDDGRALKLTVEIKPGDTTSMRVPLEMLSRQ; encoded by the coding sequence ATGAGTGGGACGACGCTGCCGCTCGCGCCGGATGCCTCCAGGGGCCGGTCGCTGGGCAAGTACGAGGTGCTCAGCCGCCTGTCCACGGGCGGGATGGCCGAGATTTTCCTCGCGTCACAGCGTGGGCTCGCGGGCTTCCGCAAGCTCGTCGTGCTCAAGCAGATTCTGCCGGACATCCGGGGTGAAGAAGAGTTCATCCGGATGTTCCTGGACGAGGCCAAGGTCACCGCCGCGTTCAACCATCCGCACATCGCCCAGGTCTTCGACCTGGACATCGCCGAGGGCGAGCTGTTCCTGGCGATGGAGTTCGTGCCCGGGGCCACGCTGGTGGAGGTGGCGCGCGCGTGCCGGCAGGCCAACCACCCCATCCCCATGGGCTTCAGCCTGATGGCGGTGCGGGACACGGCCGTCGCGCTGCACTACGCGCACACCTTCACGGACCCGCTCGGTCACCCCTCGCCCGTCATCCACCGGGACGTGGCCGAGAAGAACATCATGGTGACGTACGAGGGCGTCACCAAGCTGTTGGACTTCGGCATCGCCAAGAGCCTGGCGCGCGCCAGCCGCACCGCGGTGGGCATGGTGAAGGGCACCAGCGGCTACATGTCGCCCGAGCAGATCATGGGCGACCCGCTGGACGCGCGCAGCGACTTGTTCAGCCTGGGCGTGGTGCTGCACGAGCTGCTCACCGGCATGCGGCTGTTCTACGCCAAGCAGGCCGAGGCGATGATGAACGCGGTGTTGAAGTGCGAGGTGACGCCGCCCTCTCGCGCCAACAAGCAGATACCGCCGGAGCTGGACGCCATCGTCCTGCGCGCGCTGTCGAAGCGGCGCGAGGACCGCTACGCCACCACGCTGGAGTTCGCCCGCGCCCTGGAGCGCGCGGTGGGCCCGCTCATCTGGCACCCCGAGCAGAGCAGCGAGGTGATGCGCCGCCTCTTCGCCGACCGGCGCGAGCAGACCCGCCAGCTCCTCATCGCCGGTCCCGCCGGCGACGTCACCGGCGAGACGAACGTCGCGCAGATGCTGGCCATGGGCGGCAGCGCCCCCACCGCGCCCGACGTCCCCGAGCCTCCCACCGTCAACACCACCTCCGGTCCCCCGGACTCGCTGCCGTTGCCGCGTCGGGCCTCGGGGACGATGCCCACGGTGAAGTCGTCCGGCCCGCAGTCCGGGGCCCAGCCCACGCCGCGCCGGGCCACCACCACGGCACTCCCCACGACGCCTCCACCCCCGCCGCCCCCGGACCCGGAGCCTCCTCGCAAGGCCGTGCTCCGGGCGCCGCCCCAGAAGAAGCTGGCTGGCCGGGGCGCCGGGCAGGAGCCCTCGCGTCCGCCGCCTCCGCCGCCTCCCTCGGAGACGCTGCCTTCCCGTCCGCCCGACGATGAGACGCACACGGCCCGCACCCAGCCGGGGCGCCCCGCGCTGACGTCCCCCAGTCCCGCGCGCACGCCGCCTCCGCCTCCCCCGGCGGCGCTGACGTCCTCGGGCTCCACGCGCTCACCCGCGCAGTCCCCCGGTCCCGCGCGCACGCCACCTCCACCTCCCTCGCGCCCGTCAGGAGGGGACGACACCACGCTGCGCAACGACTCGAAGCCCCGCTCCGGCCGGACGACGGAGGCCCCGCGCGCCCAGGTGCCCGCTCCGCCTCCGCCCGGCCGGAACGAGGAGACCGCCATGGTCCGCGTGGCCTCGCTCTCCTCCTCCGACTCGGGCCCGTCCCGCCGCGCCCCGGCCCCTCGTCGCAGGACCCAGGCCCAGCTGCCCGCGTCCTTCCAGGCACCGGACCCGAACCTGGAGGTCACCACCAAGCCCGCGCGCTCCTTCCAGGAGAACCGGCGGACTCCCCCGCCCGCGGAGGCCGAGGACAATGACTCCCATGTCCACACGCTGAACGGTGTCTCCACCTCGCGCTCCCGGGTCGGCATCAAGGTCCTGGCCGTCGTGCTGGTGCTGCTCGCCGTGGGGACCGTCGTGGTGGGACTGGGGCTCGACGGCGGAGTCGTCTCCAACCGGGTACGGCCCCTCCTGGGGCTCGCGCCCCGCGTGACGCCGCTGCCCCCGGAGCAGGTGAAGAAGCCCGCGCCCGCTCCCAGGGTGGAGAGCGCTCCCACCCCGGGTGCCCTCGCCGGCAGGCCCGTGGAGCCGCCGCCCGCACCGGTGGAGCCCCCCGCGGCCGCGCCGGAGGCTCCCGCCGAAACGGAGGTCGCGGACACCGCCACCCCGGTGGACGAGGAGGAGAAGTCCTCGCCGCGCGCCAAGTCACCGCGCGCTCCCAACAAGCGCGCCCAGCCCCGGGACTCCGCTCCCCTGGCCACCGGCGAGCCGGGCTTCCTCACCCTGAGCACGGAGCCCCAGGCCCAGGTCTTCCTGGGCGGACAGCCCCTGGGCGAGACGCCGCTGTCCAAGGTGAACCTGCCCTCGGGCAAGCACACGCTGAAGCTGGTGGGCGATGATGGCAGGGCACTCAAGCTGACGGTCGAAATCAAGCCCGGCGACACCACCTCCATGAGGGTGCCGCTCGAGATGTTGTCCCGTCAGTAG